A portion of the Tamandua tetradactyla isolate mTamTet1 chromosome 16, mTamTet1.pri, whole genome shotgun sequence genome contains these proteins:
- the LOC143660025 gene encoding zinc finger and SCAN domain-containing protein 5C-like, with the protein MATSSQGKSGNSPGSEPPQFVPSQEIDLEKQDSNFESWHIRFREFACSEELDPISCLRRLTELCHLWLRPDLYTKEQILDKLVMEQFMISMPLELQVLVKENGVKSCKDLEDMLRNNRTPQMWSIVSLQGQEFLLRNSDVQMAESESSDVIDVSVLSGNSNSSKSGTQQENSQKVCGKLQDLPETSEISRGQGHEVLLPENIHESGEELRPKQNLEENQMEEDRKEETILKAQEFPLPKGPADSIRAEDVPKEAIYIKNVNAGLSPTHTLEREVSTQSVSIEESPGILRCSKRRKRDNTSSSQGQPQEEVIHLSQNEFLRKFGLIPVNSLTTARPPSLPDGQGKEPKGSVPHQCAVCEKRFQYKSQFDIHQRTHTGERPFKCHSCGKGFMQRSDLRVHQRIHTGEKPFKCELCLKEFTHESTLHGHSRIHTKEKPFQCKDCGKCFSHKGNLSVHQRIHSGMKPYKCLECNEIFRQLGTFKRHLKTHSKKTSK; encoded by the exons ATGGCTACATCATCTCAGGGAAAATCTGGCAACAGCCCTGGGTCAGAGCCACCACAATTTGTACCATCCCAAGAAATTGATCTTGAAAAGCAAGACTCCAACTTTGAGTCTTGGCACATACGCTTTAGGGAATTTGCCTGCTCAGAGGAGTTGGACCCCATCAGTTGTCTCAGAAGACTCACTGAGCTCTGCCATCTGTGGCTGAGGCCGGACCTTTACACCAAGGAACAGATCCTGGATAAGCTGGTGATGGAGCAGTTCATGATCTCCATGCCACTGGAGCTCCAGGTCTTAGTCAAGGAAAATGGTGTAAAGAGTTGCAAAGACTTGGAGGACATGCTAAGAAATAACAGGACACCCCAGATGTGG tccATAGTCTCCTTGCAAGGACAGGAATTTCTTCTGCGAAATTCGGATGTTCAAATGGCTGAATCTGAGTCCAGTGATGTGATTGATGTGAGTGTCTTGTCTGGAAATTCCAACTCCTCTAAGAGTGGGACACAGCAGGAGAATAGCCAGAAAGTTTGTGGAAAGCTTCAGGATTTGCCAGAGACCAGTGAAATATCAAGGGGGCAG GGACATGAAGTTCTTCTGCCAGAGAACATTCATGAGAGTGGTGAGGAGCTGAGACCCAAGCAGAACTTGGAAGAGAACCAGATGGAAGAAGACAGGAAAGAGGAAACAATACTTAAAGCCCAAGAATTCCCATTGCCAAAGGGACCTG CAGATTCCATAAGGGCAGAGGATGTTCCCAAGGAagcaatttatattaaaaatgtgaatGCTGGCTTATCTCCCACCCACACTTTGGAGAGAGAAGTTTCTACTCAAAGTGTGAGCATAGAAGAGTCTCCTGGAATTCTGAGATGTTCCAAAAGAAGAAAACGAGACAATACCTCCAGTTCTCAAGGACAGCCTCAAGAAGAAGTGATACATTTGAGCCAAAATGAATTCCTAAGAAAATTTGGGTTAATACCAGTTAACTCACTGACCACTGCAAGACCACCCAGCCTTCCTGATGGTCAAGGTAAAGAACCAAAAGGATCAGTACCACATCAGTGTGCAGTATGCGAGAAAAGATTTCAGTATAAATCTCAGTTTGACATTCACCAGAGGACACACACAGGAGAAAGACCCTTTAAATGCCATTCCTGTGGGAAAGGCTTCATGCAGCGCTCAGACCTCAGAGTTCACCAGCGAATACACACAGGAGAAAAGCCGTTCAAATGTGAACTCTGTCTCAAGGAGTTTACCCATGAATCCACCCTGCATGGTCACAGCAGGATCCATACAAAGGAGAAACCCTTCCAGTGTAAGGACTGTGGGAAATGCTTCAGCCACAAGGGGAATCTCAGTGTTCACCAACGCATACACTCTGGAATGAAACCATACAAGTGTCTTGAGTGTAATGAAATCTTCCGCCAGCTGGGAACTTTTAAACGTCACCTAAAAACACACTCAAAGAAGACTTCTAAATGA